The proteins below are encoded in one region of Mya arenaria isolate MELC-2E11 chromosome 15, ASM2691426v1:
- the LOC128220505 gene encoding uncharacterized protein LOC128220505, with protein MLFKYTLVLLVCILLIDPSDAWGRRLKKKLKKIIKKVAEPVKKIGCKALFAVACPSNPIATVACTVGQNKICKRSVDMSVNIVPFSDDISDYDVNGDKRVNYEEFVFAVTRTVNLADPTELRRPFTFADVNGDGELDTQEFIAAPFLFAHVEQSNATNTISYV; from the exons ATGCTGTTCAAGTACACACTGGTATTGCTTGTCTGCATACTCCTGATTGACCCTTCAGATGCGTGGGGCAGAAGACTTAAGAAGAAACTGAAGAAAATTATCAAGAAAGTGGCGGAACCGGTGAAGAAAATAGGCTGTAAG GCTCTGTTCGCAGTAGCTTGTCCGTCCAATCCAATCGCAACAGTTGCGTGTACAGTTGGGCAGAACAAGATTTGCAAACGAAGT GTTGACATGAGTGTTAACATAGTGCCATTTTCTGACGACATAAGCGATTATGACGTCAACGGTGACAAACGCGTGAACTACGAGGAGTTTGTGTTCGCGGTAACGAGAACTGTCAACCTGGCCGACCCAACGGAGCTGCGCCGACCGTTCACGTTTGCTGATGTCAATG GTGACGGTGAATTGGACACGCAGGAGTTCATTGCTGCCCCTTTCTTGTTTGCAC atgtcGAGCAATCAAATGCAACGAACACAATAAGCTACGTCTGA
- the LOC128219360 gene encoding uncharacterized protein LOC128219360 encodes MYAPFRTDYMSRLPLMYALSWTDHMSRVPLMYAPFRTEHLSLVPVMYAPFRTDYMSRLPLMYALSWTDHFSRVPLMYAPFRTDYMSRVPLVYALSWIDHISRVPVMYAPFRTDIMSRLPLMYAPFRADHMDRSHVTCVTDECPLLERLHVTYATNVCSLQDILHVKCATDVGSLLDRSHVGSHVTCDTDVYFLQDISHVTSATDVCSLLDRSHVTCATEVCFFLDRSLVTSATDVCSLLDRSHVTCATDVCSLLDRSHVTSAPDVCSPLDRSHVTSATMYASSWTDHMSRVPLMYALSWTEHMSRVPLMYASSWTDHISRVPLMYALLWTVQMSVVPLMNVLYWTDHMPHVPLMYALFLTDHMSRVPMMYALFFTDNRSRVPLISYVNHATDVCSLMDKSHVTCATDISLLLDRSHVTCATDVCSLLDLSHVTGATDV; translated from the exons ATGTATGCTCCCTTCAGGACAGATTACATGTCACGTCTGCCACTGATGTATGCTCTCTCCTGGACAGATCACATGTCACGTGTGCCACTGATGTATGCTCCCTTCAGGACAGAGCACTTGTCACTAGTGCCAGTGATGTATGCTCCCTTCAGGACAGATTACATGTCACGTCTGCCACTGATGTATGCTCTCTCCTGGACAGATCACTTTTCACGTGTGCCACTGATGTATGCTCCCTTCAGGACAGATTACATGTCACGTGTGCCACTGGTGTATGCTCTCTCCTGGATAGATCACATATCACGTGTGCCAGTGATGTATGCTCCATTCAGGACAGATATTATGTCACGTCTGCCACTGATGTATGCTCCCTTCAGGGCAGATCACATG GATAGATCACATGTCACGTGTGTCACTGATGAATGCCCCCTTCTGGAAAGATTACATGTCACGTATGCCACTAATGTATGCTCCCTTCAGGACATATTACATGTCAAGTGTGCCACTGATGTAGGCTCTCTTCTGGACAGATCACATGTCGG ATCACATGTCACGTGTGACACTGATGTATACTTTCTCCAGGACATTTCACATGTCACGAGTGCCACTGATGTATGCTCTCTCCTGGACAGATCACATGTTACGTGTGCGACTGAAGTATGCTTCTTCCTGGACAGATCACTTGTCACGAGTGCCACTGATGTATGCTCTCTCCTGGACAGATCACATGTCACGTGTGCCACTGATGTATGCTCTCTCCTGGACAGATCACATGTCACGAGTGCCCCTGATGTATGCTCTCCCTTGGACAGATCACATGTCACGAGTGCCACTATGTATGCTTCTTCCTGGACAGATCACATGTCACGAGTGCCACTGATGTATGCTCTCTCCTGGACAGAGCACATGTCACGTGTGCCACTGATGTATGCTTCTTCCTGGACAGATCACATATCACGTGTGCCACTGATGTATGCTCTCCTCTGGACTGTTCAAATGTCAGTTGTGCCACTGATGAATGTTCTCTACTGGACAGACCACATGCCGCATGTGCCACTGATGTATGCTCTCTTTTTGACAGATCACATGTCACGTGTGCCAATGATGTATGCTCTCTTCTTTACGGATAACAGGTCACGTGTGCCACTGAT ATCATATGTCAACCATGCCACTGATGTATGCTCTCTCATGGACAAATCGCATGTCACGTGTGCCACAGATATAAGCCTTCTCCTGGACAGATCACATGTCACGTGTGCCACTGATGTATGCTCTCTACTGGACTTATCACATGTCACGGGTGCCACTGATGTATAG